In Ktedonobacteraceae bacterium, one genomic interval encodes:
- a CDS encoding PqqD family protein has protein sequence MLVRNEKVLWRELDGEAILLDPREGCSYNLNVIGTLIWKLLDGKHTEADIAAVICESYEVDFEQALHDVQKLLDDLRANQLLSDVAAPSHTTA, from the coding sequence ATGTTGGTCAGGAATGAAAAGGTACTATGGCGCGAGCTAGATGGCGAAGCAATTCTGCTCGATCCGCGCGAGGGTTGTTCTTATAATCTGAATGTAATCGGCACATTGATCTGGAAATTGCTCGACGGCAAACATACGGAGGCCGATATCGCCGCCGTCATCTGCGAATCCTACGAGGTAGATTTTGAGCAAGCCCTCCACGATGTGCAAAAGCTGCTCGATGATCTGCGCGCCAACCAGCTTCTGAGTGATGTTGCTGCTCCATCACATACCACTGCATAA
- a CDS encoding sugar transferase has protein sequence MEQITVTIPKRADEGPASQVLGNLKTGAFNTEPLTTIIREPSLVYFMLKRVTDIVLALIGIVVLLPVFLTIAVCIKLDDGGEILHFREIIGKQGRRFHALKFRTMIHDADGYLARHPELMRKYQQNMKLEHDPRITRVGRFLRKTSLDELPQLFNVLIGQMSLVGPRIIHPSELPRYGKYAQKRLLVQPGITGLWQISGRQHISYDERVLLDMQYIDTRSFIVDLAILVKTLKVFIVHTGA, from the coding sequence ATGGAACAAATAACGGTAACCATACCTAAGCGTGCGGATGAAGGTCCAGCTTCTCAAGTATTAGGAAACCTGAAAACGGGGGCATTCAATACTGAACCCCTGACGACCATTATTCGCGAACCATCACTCGTCTATTTCATGCTGAAACGTGTGACCGATATAGTTCTGGCGCTGATAGGAATAGTGGTACTGCTGCCGGTATTTCTGACGATTGCCGTCTGTATTAAGCTCGATGATGGGGGAGAAATACTACATTTTCGCGAAATCATCGGGAAACAGGGGCGACGATTCCATGCCCTCAAGTTTCGGACAATGATTCATGATGCGGATGGCTACCTGGCAAGACACCCGGAATTGATGCGGAAATACCAGCAGAATATGAAGCTGGAACATGACCCACGGATCACGCGGGTGGGCAGATTTTTACGCAAGACCAGCCTTGACGAGTTACCACAGCTGTTCAATGTTCTAATTGGGCAGATGTCTCTGGTAGGGCCGCGTATTATTCACCCGAGCGAACTACCTCGCTATGGCAAGTATGCCCAGAAGCGGCTCCTGGTCCAACCCGGCATTACAGGCTTGTGGCAAATCAGTGGGCGGCAGCACATCTCTTACGATGAGCGCGTTCTGCTTGATATGCAATATATCGATACCCGTTCTTTTATTGTCGATCTTGCTATCCTGGTAAAGACGTTGAAGGTCTTCATCGTCCATACAGGAGCATAG
- a CDS encoding glycosyltransferase: protein MMKIAFLKGFAMRVLFVTPYVPSRIRVRPFNLIKSLSSVHEISLVSLLCDEYEREMVQDVANYCASVDLVPLSKSQAYKNCLLALPTLTPLRVAYYQSPAFIARIKQVIHERHIEVVHGELIKVAPALRAMLAQENIPLLYDSVDCISWYLQQQYASARNPLKRAFIYSELQKMRRYERQSLAAFDQVIITSSHDRDCLIALGEEPSHVKVVPNGVDIEYFTPPVAPREKDSLVFCAKLDYYPNSQAILHFCREILPQIWAKRPQVRLTIAGNNPPQAVRDLSSDERITVTGYVPDIRPYLGSASVALAPLRVAAGMQNKVLEALAMGAPVVATPGSCRSLQVKHETHLLIADEPQSYAEAVLRLLEDPQLAQDLGNAGRYYVEQYHSWVAASNMLSNLYSMISTTRDQGEHLSQPAYT, encoded by the coding sequence ATGATGAAGATTGCTTTCCTGAAAGGATTTGCGATGCGTGTCCTGTTCGTTACCCCTTACGTGCCGTCGCGTATTCGCGTGCGGCCCTTTAATCTGATTAAGTCACTCTCGTCCGTCCATGAAATTTCGCTCGTCTCCTTGCTCTGTGACGAGTACGAGCGGGAGATGGTACAGGATGTGGCAAACTATTGCGCTTCGGTCGATCTTGTGCCATTGTCTAAATCCCAGGCTTACAAGAACTGCTTGCTCGCTTTGCCCACGCTCACGCCCTTGCGCGTCGCCTATTATCAATCTCCGGCCTTTATAGCGCGCATCAAGCAGGTGATTCACGAGCGCCATATCGAAGTCGTTCATGGCGAATTGATTAAGGTTGCGCCGGCCCTGCGGGCTATGCTGGCGCAGGAAAATATTCCCCTCTTATATGATTCGGTTGACTGCATTTCGTGGTATCTCCAGCAGCAATACGCCTCGGCGCGCAATCCACTCAAAAGAGCATTTATTTACTCCGAATTACAAAAGATGCGCCGTTATGAACGCCAATCGCTGGCAGCATTCGATCAGGTTATAATCACTTCTAGTCATGATCGTGATTGCCTGATTGCTTTGGGAGAAGAACCATCGCATGTCAAAGTGGTACCGAATGGTGTGGATATAGAGTATTTCACGCCGCCGGTTGCCCCGCGCGAGAAGGATTCGCTGGTGTTCTGTGCCAAACTGGACTATTACCCAAATTCACAGGCGATCCTGCATTTCTGCCGTGAAATACTTCCGCAGATATGGGCCAAACGCCCCCAGGTCCGGCTTACCATTGCTGGCAACAACCCTCCGCAGGCAGTACGCGATCTCAGTTCTGACGAACGGATTACGGTAACGGGCTATGTGCCGGATATCCGTCCTTACCTGGGGTCGGCCTCGGTCGCCCTCGCTCCATTGCGTGTGGCAGCGGGTATGCAGAACAAAGTGCTGGAAGCATTGGCCATGGGTGCGCCGGTCGTGGCTACACCTGGATCGTGCCGTTCTTTGCAGGTCAAGCACGAGACACACCTGCTGATAGCGGATGAGCCGCAGAGCTACGCGGAAGCGGTGCTGCGCTTGCTTGAGGATCCACAGCTGGCTCAAGACCTGGGCAATGCCGGTCGCTATTACGTAGAGCAATATCATAGCTGGGTGGCGGCTTCCAACATGCTCAGCAACCTGTATAGCATGATTTCCACAACTCGCGATCAAGGAGAGCATCTGTCGCAGCCGGCTTATACATAA
- a CDS encoding Wzz/FepE/Etk N-terminal domain-containing protein, which produces MNLNLSVIVRALVRWSWVLIIFLIVGYVLGKVLTSILPPQYQATSLVQLNGGSRGIIIQPVASYANLVSSDSVLGQALKQFPKINPASIGTKQLVVTPDTKSNSISIQVSLPDGKDAAGLANALAQILVTSQNAYIKAQTEQQLSLLQASIKNDQNQINNLKNQIIAVAGQTPPGQQPTPANVAEQQQLQNEQQQYINRLNTDQNQYNQLVTDQALYGQPLTVVQTATVPTKPSGITGVLPLGPVSLVVMFLLGLASIFFLEKMVKRVNSAYGLQKETSLPVLGSLRWTSPSPLSAPLLKVIESKRPYGEDCRVMMADVLFHAEDEGAHILAITAQRPQSGISCVASELAALLAQSKRRVLLIDANLHNPVQHKRLGIPNDAGLARMLEELRNLKMNLTASAQEPVEMTQQAAVSMMETRRVAGVQPNQTPVVKIHQQRSSSNSNGASEQKFVDISDKFPFDSYIVSTSIQNLYALPAGKTSTNPASLLSMPAMEHFLRWASRPIDYVIIDCPALTYAEAHILGGLSDQTYLVVDATRDRMRQVEATKDELLSTGVKISGLIVNKLGRWI; this is translated from the coding sequence ATGAACCTTAATTTAAGTGTAATAGTGAGAGCCCTGGTGCGCTGGTCCTGGGTTCTGATAATTTTCTTAATCGTAGGATATGTGCTGGGGAAAGTATTAACTTCCATACTTCCCCCACAGTATCAGGCAACTTCTCTCGTGCAGTTGAACGGCGGCTCTCGTGGGATCATTATCCAGCCGGTCGCCTCTTATGCCAACCTGGTATCAAGCGATTCCGTTTTGGGCCAGGCGCTAAAACAATTCCCTAAAATAAATCCTGCATCCATAGGAACTAAACAACTGGTCGTGACTCCTGACACTAAATCGAACAGTATTTCAATTCAGGTTTCGCTCCCCGATGGCAAAGATGCGGCCGGCCTGGCAAACGCGCTTGCGCAGATACTCGTAACCAGTCAGAATGCCTACATCAAAGCACAGACCGAACAGCAACTCAGTCTGCTGCAAGCGAGTATCAAGAACGACCAGAATCAGATCAATAATCTGAAGAATCAGATTATTGCAGTTGCAGGCCAAACTCCTCCTGGTCAGCAACCTACCCCGGCTAATGTAGCAGAACAACAACAACTACAGAATGAGCAACAACAGTATATAAACCGCCTGAACACCGATCAGAATCAATACAATCAATTGGTAACGGACCAGGCGCTGTATGGTCAACCGCTTACAGTAGTGCAGACGGCCACTGTGCCAACTAAACCATCGGGCATCACCGGAGTCTTGCCACTGGGGCCGGTGTCACTGGTGGTGATGTTCCTCCTCGGTCTGGCGTCCATTTTCTTCCTTGAGAAGATGGTGAAACGCGTCAATAGCGCATATGGATTGCAGAAAGAGACTTCTTTACCTGTGTTAGGTTCACTGCGCTGGACCAGTCCCAGTCCACTAAGCGCTCCCTTACTGAAGGTCATCGAATCGAAGAGGCCATACGGCGAAGATTGCCGTGTGATGATGGCGGATGTTCTGTTTCACGCCGAAGATGAAGGCGCGCATATCCTCGCGATAACCGCTCAGAGACCTCAATCGGGCATCAGCTGCGTGGCTTCGGAGTTGGCGGCTTTGCTGGCTCAGAGTAAAAGGCGTGTATTGTTGATCGATGCCAATTTGCATAATCCGGTACAGCACAAACGCCTGGGCATTCCCAATGATGCAGGTCTGGCTAGAATGCTGGAGGAATTGCGCAATCTGAAGATGAATCTCACGGCATCCGCTCAGGAACCTGTCGAGATGACCCAGCAGGCAGCGGTTTCTATGATGGAAACGCGCCGGGTTGCCGGCGTCCAGCCCAATCAGACGCCTGTGGTGAAGATTCACCAGCAGCGCTCCAGTTCCAATTCGAACGGCGCATCTGAGCAAAAATTCGTTGACATCTCCGATAAATTCCCTTTCGATAGCTATATTGTCTCTACCAGCATCCAGAATCTGTATGCTTTGCCGGCGGGCAAGACCTCCACAAACCCGGCCAGCCTGCTCAGCATGCCGGCGATGGAGCATTTCCTGCGCTGGGCATCTCGTCCTATCGATTACGTGATCATTGATTGCCCGGCTCTTACCTATGCTGAGGCGCATATCCTCGGTGGCTTGAGCGATCAGACGTATCTGGTAGTCGATGCCACTCGTGATCGCATGCGACAGGTGGAAGCCACGAAAGACGAACTATTGAGCACGGGGGTGAAAATTTCAGGTCTCATCGTCAATAAGCTGGGACGATGGATATAA
- a CDS encoding nucleotidyltransferase family protein: MDISFASASPKDAVREEDCLPRVGDVLESMYGGLDNIPVPASLESGSSILQGCLPLLMKELSSEALLQRVGSKKYERLRDLYYQSSLLNLWYSWEVKRVLETLTDAHIPVMVLKGADIATTLYRHPELRHYTDVDLMVRPENLAATIELLKGLGYRYHQEYRFESVSRQRAAFVYVKEVAAGYIVFEIHTSPHQNEMGVSFQATELWERARPITIEGVNVYGMGLEDLLLYLCWHFRSHSFSRLIWLYDITVLLLRHAGDIDWQKAYAIAKKQGLLSTVYYCVQWCQAVFHISLPEQVQIAQFAPPALIRHLVTHFVGNDFSALLHVGLHHERKIVQRLMVDDKPALCQVMLRVCFPSPTHLGRLYMEHSRLPVRLFWLYYPLHPLFMLRAYFKDRPRRKRAQHI; the protein is encoded by the coding sequence ATGGATATAAGTTTCGCCTCCGCGAGCCCCAAGGACGCGGTACGTGAAGAGGATTGCTTGCCGCGGGTAGGGGATGTACTCGAGTCGATGTACGGAGGGCTGGATAACATCCCGGTTCCGGCTTCTCTGGAATCAGGCTCGAGTATTTTGCAGGGCTGCTTGCCACTTTTGATGAAGGAGCTATCATCTGAAGCTCTGTTGCAGAGGGTTGGCTCTAAAAAGTATGAGCGGCTACGTGATCTCTATTATCAAAGTAGCCTGCTGAACCTGTGGTATAGCTGGGAAGTGAAACGCGTCCTCGAGACGCTCACCGATGCGCACATTCCGGTAATGGTTTTGAAGGGTGCCGATATCGCGACGACGCTATACCGGCATCCTGAACTGCGCCATTATACCGATGTCGATCTGATGGTACGCCCAGAAAACCTGGCCGCGACCATTGAATTGCTGAAAGGCCTTGGCTATCGCTACCATCAAGAGTATCGCTTTGAAAGCGTTTCCCGGCAGCGCGCTGCCTTCGTGTATGTGAAGGAAGTCGCGGCGGGCTACATCGTGTTCGAGATTCATACCTCGCCACATCAAAATGAAATGGGTGTCTCATTTCAAGCCACTGAACTCTGGGAACGCGCCCGGCCGATCACAATTGAGGGTGTAAATGTGTATGGCATGGGACTTGAGGACCTGCTGCTCTACCTGTGCTGGCATTTTCGCTCTCACTCGTTCAGCCGTTTGATCTGGCTGTACGATATCACTGTATTGCTCCTGCGCCATGCCGGTGACATCGACTGGCAAAAAGCGTATGCTATCGCGAAAAAACAAGGGTTGCTATCCACCGTCTACTATTGTGTGCAGTGGTGCCAGGCGGTATTTCATATTTCACTGCCTGAACAGGTTCAAATTGCGCAATTTGCCCCTCCTGCGCTCATTCGCCACCTGGTCACGCATTTTGTAGGGAATGATTTCAGCGCTTTATTGCACGTAGGTTTACATCACGAGCGCAAAATAGTGCAGCGCTTGATGGTGGATGATAAACCAGCCTTATGCCAGGTGATGCTCCGAGTTTGTTTCCCCAGCCCAACGCACCTCGGGCGTCTCTACATGGAGCATTCGCGTTTGCCGGTGCGCCTTTTCTGGCTCTATTATCCCCTGCACCCTCTCTTCATGCTGCGAGCGTATTTTAAAGATCGCCCGAGAAGAAAGAGAGCTCAACATATATAA
- a CDS encoding sulfotransferase domain-containing protein, translating to MKLFHDTRVYADNFFRAATNPIRLMPDFIIIGAQKCGTTSLYNYLIKHPNIHSAATKEVHFFDHKFGKGFWWYRAHFPTMLEKYYTEHIAKRDYITGEASPSYIFHPLAPKRVAQFLPNVKLIVLLRNPVDRLYSQYRHKVERGKHEKLPLEEAIAREEERIQGEREKIATIKNYVSFNYQHFAYKARGRYAEQLEAWFALFPREQFLILKSEDLYSNPGEIYKQTLEFLNVPAFEPASLKKGYKQYNKSKETPSKMNEAIRKQLLAYYEPYNAQLYQLVGRDFGWDH from the coding sequence GTGAAGCTGTTTCATGACACCAGGGTATACGCGGATAATTTTTTTCGTGCCGCCACTAACCCTATACGTTTGATGCCGGATTTTATCATCATCGGCGCGCAGAAGTGTGGCACCACCTCACTCTATAATTACCTGATTAAGCATCCGAATATCCATTCGGCGGCGACAAAAGAGGTTCATTTCTTCGATCATAAATTCGGGAAGGGCTTCTGGTGGTACCGGGCGCACTTTCCTACGATGCTGGAGAAATATTACACTGAGCATATCGCAAAGCGCGATTACATCACCGGCGAGGCTAGCCCGAGCTATATTTTTCACCCGCTTGCGCCAAAAAGAGTGGCACAATTCCTTCCCAATGTGAAGCTGATCGTGCTGCTCAGAAACCCGGTCGACAGGCTCTACTCACAATACCGTCACAAGGTGGAACGAGGCAAGCACGAAAAGCTGCCGCTCGAGGAAGCCATCGCCCGCGAAGAGGAAAGAATCCAGGGAGAACGCGAAAAAATAGCGACGATAAAAAATTACGTCAGCTTCAACTACCAGCATTTTGCCTATAAAGCGCGCGGCAGGTATGCTGAACAGTTGGAAGCCTGGTTCGCCCTGTTTCCACGAGAGCAGTTCCTCATTTTGAAAAGTGAAGACCTCTACTCCAACCCGGGAGAGATCTACAAGCAGACGCTGGAATTTCTGAACGTGCCTGCCTTCGAGCCAGCAAGCCTGAAAAAAGGCTACAAACAGTACAATAAATCAAAGGAAACGCCTTCTAAGATGAACGAGGCCATCCGCAAGCAGTTGCTCGCATACTATGAGCCATATAACGCGCAACTGTACCAGCTGGTCGGTCGAGATTTTGGTTGGGACCATTGA
- a CDS encoding sulfotransferase domain-containing protein: MNTIQPIKNAAKSAERFYRVATSPMRLMPDFIIIGVARGGTTSLYEYLIDHPNIVGASRKEIHFFDNQYQKGLKWYRGQFPYSMQKYYAERVQKKDFVTGEASPYYIFHPHAAQRLKKALPNVKMIVLFRNPIERAFSHYCWEVGWGDETLSFEEAIEREQERINVPEQELAQRYSFNHQHYSYLARGLYADQLEKWFSLFPREQFLLLKSEDMYKDAPSIYKQTLEFLNVPYSDSKALKTEFKQYNKPKYTPPKKMDPELRKRLVDYFEPHNQRFYKLVGRDFGWD; the protein is encoded by the coding sequence ATGAATACCATACAACCGATTAAAAACGCCGCAAAATCGGCAGAGCGATTCTACCGGGTCGCCACCAGTCCGATGCGGCTCATGCCTGATTTTATTATTATTGGCGTGGCAAGAGGAGGAACGACTTCCCTTTATGAGTACCTCATCGACCATCCTAATATTGTTGGCGCGTCGAGAAAAGAGATCCATTTCTTTGATAATCAGTACCAGAAAGGCCTGAAGTGGTATCGAGGACAGTTCCCGTACAGCATGCAAAAATACTATGCGGAACGTGTTCAGAAGAAGGATTTTGTGACGGGCGAGGCCAGCCCATATTACATTTTCCATCCCCACGCCGCGCAAAGGCTGAAGAAAGCGCTGCCCAATGTCAAGATGATTGTCCTGTTCCGCAATCCAATCGAAAGAGCTTTTTCGCATTACTGCTGGGAAGTAGGCTGGGGAGATGAAACATTATCGTTTGAGGAGGCCATCGAGCGCGAGCAGGAGAGAATAAATGTGCCCGAGCAGGAATTGGCACAACGCTACAGCTTTAATCACCAGCACTACTCCTACCTGGCGCGCGGCCTGTATGCTGACCAGCTCGAAAAGTGGTTCAGCCTGTTCCCGCGCGAACAGTTTTTACTACTCAAAAGCGAAGATATGTATAAAGACGCTCCCTCGATCTATAAGCAGACGCTGGAATTCCTGAACGTGCCTTATTCAGACTCGAAGGCCCTCAAGACGGAGTTCAAGCAATACAATAAGCCAAAATACACACCGCCCAAAAAGATGGACCCGGAGCTAAGGAAACGTCTCGTCGATTACTTCGAACCCCACAATCAACGCTTTTATAAACTGGTGGGCAGAGATTTTGGTTGGGATTGA
- a CDS encoding O-antigen ligase family protein, which yields MIQNKSSSQSPVSVQLPPVALTITLVLYLIMSVAMAYVMPILPVLGIIGAIIINLIVLFFIRSRFALPLYVVAAGPSTALAFSSSGILSRLYIGDLLFVFVFLIWILQVVLPERKSGRVLLTKTLLAPLVALILVGLISIIYSRLYPDPNVPYTYPHSNVSITITNLSEMSLLIGLPMFLLVVPGLARKVMDAKLVTYAYLVAGAMYTIGTIIAGPLGLFSNKHILGYARPLVFGESSSGLGTLIVLFANIAFSKALYTKNSTARILWLLLTVFYSIGVIMALGREAWIGLFLSSFIMLVIRTRNPTALLFLLVPLALLFIPGATNFFDPTQVYGSDRLKIALDAINIWLKSPIFGVGAGNFQFFDRVYGTDKVGVAHNQFLSVLAEMGVQGLICLLWLIVAVGYVSAKYFLKSKSDLAKSVALSSIGFYISIVFGSLFTGIFIPSAAAGGGTAAFVEASYRWLLIGLVLSIPNWDKEAVLIEQKASEADIKAAQQIEEGDLANAIWA from the coding sequence GTGATACAAAATAAATCTTCTTCTCAATCACCGGTTTCGGTGCAGCTGCCGCCTGTGGCATTAACAATTACGCTCGTTCTCTATCTCATCATGTCTGTAGCTATGGCTTACGTTATGCCCATATTGCCGGTGCTGGGGATAATAGGAGCCATCATCATCAATTTGATCGTCCTTTTCTTTATACGGTCTCGTTTCGCCCTGCCGCTGTATGTCGTGGCAGCCGGGCCTAGCACAGCGCTCGCGTTTTCCAGTAGTGGCATCCTTTCCCGGCTATACATCGGTGACCTGCTGTTTGTCTTCGTATTTTTGATCTGGATTCTGCAAGTGGTTCTCCCAGAGCGCAAATCGGGGCGTGTATTGCTGACGAAGACGCTGCTGGCGCCCCTGGTTGCTTTGATTCTGGTTGGGCTCATATCCATCATTTACTCACGTCTCTATCCTGACCCCAATGTGCCTTATACCTACCCGCACTCTAACGTTTCGATTACGATCACTAACCTCTCTGAAATGTCGCTGCTGATCGGTTTACCCATGTTCCTGCTGGTCGTACCCGGCCTTGCGCGTAAAGTAATGGATGCCAAACTGGTTACCTATGCCTATCTCGTTGCCGGAGCAATGTACACCATTGGGACGATTATTGCAGGGCCGCTGGGGCTTTTCTCCAACAAGCATATTCTTGGGTATGCTCGTCCGCTGGTCTTTGGCGAGTCCTCGAGCGGACTTGGCACGCTGATCGTTCTCTTTGCCAATATTGCCTTTAGTAAAGCGCTCTATACAAAGAACAGTACAGCTCGTATATTATGGCTTCTCCTGACGGTCTTCTATAGCATCGGCGTCATCATGGCTTTAGGGCGTGAGGCCTGGATCGGGCTATTCCTCTCATCATTTATCATGCTGGTCATTCGCACCAGGAATCCAACAGCACTTTTGTTCCTGCTGGTCCCTCTCGCGCTGTTGTTCATACCAGGGGCAACGAACTTCTTCGATCCAACGCAGGTGTATGGTTCTGATCGCCTGAAAATTGCGCTTGATGCCATCAATATCTGGCTGAAAAGCCCTATCTTCGGCGTAGGTGCCGGCAACTTCCAGTTCTTTGACCGCGTTTATGGTACCGACAAGGTAGGAGTTGCGCACAACCAGTTCCTCTCGGTGCTGGCGGAAATGGGGGTTCAAGGTCTAATCTGCCTGCTGTGGCTCATTGTGGCTGTAGGCTATGTCAGCGCCAAATACTTCTTGAAATCAAAGTCAGACCTGGCCAAGTCTGTCGCTCTTTCGTCTATAGGCTTCTACATCTCTATTGTCTTCGGTAGCCTTTTCACCGGTATCTTTATTCCGTCAGCCGCCGCTGGCGGTGGAACGGCAGCCTTCGTAGAGGCTTCATATCGCTGGCTACTGATCGGACTCGTGCTGAGTATACCTAACTGGGATAAGGAGGCGGTGCTGATCGAACAAAAAGCATCGGAGGCAGACATAAAAGCGGCGCAGCAGATTGAAGAGGGCGATCTCGCCAATGCGATATGGGCCTGA
- a CDS encoding CpsD/CapB family tyrosine-protein kinase, with product MYKDNIFVNGETKKFQVSGLEKALTGETMKNNFEVKQPDWRGRIKRYTRFLARWGWFILLSMILTTAYTYSLPDGTAPSTPSGHNTPTSTTTSKARGTALFTSSFVTPDSYQATLQLEVQLPSTMGLIADNLSTTLYSKVFLNPDTLNLALPKLQTYPQFKDLQLYELQGMVSTTAVTGTRVLQLTATATSVDDAKLVVTTVYQAFVANFHAERLNLINGLLKALTNEYQTIQQDANTSKAEVDSLAASGQANTYLARSEANLNKDQQQLLATISSQMQALEQLKNNGSTEILVPYDIQPHITTIPGSESTRNLRLALSPIIGLLMGLGGALLASRFSRKLPLRGKKRDQILPHILAFIPVLPGVNNDRLRPQALRETASETLPLLRRLRYQAGEYEHRMRVITVTSPIGREGKSTVAASLAITAAQSGLRTILVDANPEHPVLHSWLQMPNSAGTLDAIRALSTGVVGPSPILATNIVKLGFVPIGTTAQQKTTGTAGEAIRIDGLEPFTELLSNQADLVIFDAPSLLSNTNTVNLVTLSDIVLLIVDAKRSNSTRVLEAEELLAKLGAAFATVLNRGDRENLE from the coding sequence ATGTATAAAGACAATATTTTTGTGAATGGAGAGACAAAGAAATTCCAGGTATCCGGCCTGGAAAAGGCTTTGACAGGTGAAACGATGAAGAACAACTTTGAAGTAAAGCAACCCGATTGGCGAGGCAGGATCAAGCGTTACACCCGGTTTCTGGCGCGGTGGGGCTGGTTCATCTTGCTTTCGATGATCTTGACAACAGCCTATACCTATTCCTTACCGGATGGTACTGCTCCAAGTACTCCATCCGGCCACAACACACCGACAAGCACGACGACCTCGAAGGCTCGTGGCACCGCATTATTCACGTCGAGTTTTGTTACGCCCGACTCGTATCAAGCGACGCTGCAACTTGAGGTGCAACTTCCTTCCACGATGGGCTTAATCGCGGACAACCTTTCTACTACCCTCTACTCCAAAGTCTTTCTTAATCCCGACACGCTCAACCTGGCGCTTCCCAAGCTCCAGACCTATCCACAGTTCAAGGACTTGCAGCTCTATGAACTACAAGGAATGGTTTCCACGACCGCGGTAACAGGTACGCGAGTGTTGCAATTAACGGCGACGGCGACCTCAGTAGATGATGCTAAGCTGGTTGTGACGACCGTGTACCAGGCCTTCGTAGCAAATTTTCACGCTGAGCGATTGAATTTAATCAATGGCCTGCTGAAAGCACTGACGAACGAGTACCAGACCATACAGCAAGACGCAAACACTTCAAAAGCAGAAGTTGACAGTCTGGCCGCTTCAGGACAGGCCAATACTTACCTGGCGCGTTCGGAAGCGAATCTGAACAAAGATCAACAACAGCTGCTGGCTACTATCAGTTCACAGATGCAAGCTCTGGAACAATTGAAAAACAATGGCAGCACAGAGATTCTTGTGCCATATGATATCCAGCCCCATATCACAACCATTCCTGGCTCAGAATCGACGCGAAACCTGCGCCTGGCGCTATCGCCCATCATAGGGCTGCTTATGGGATTGGGAGGCGCGTTGCTGGCCAGTCGTTTTTCGCGGAAGCTACCGCTGCGTGGAAAGAAACGAGACCAGATATTGCCGCATATCCTGGCGTTCATTCCTGTATTGCCAGGTGTAAATAATGATCGATTGCGCCCCCAGGCTCTACGAGAGACAGCATCTGAGACGCTACCACTGCTGCGCAGGCTTCGCTACCAGGCAGGCGAGTACGAGCATCGAATGCGAGTAATCACCGTCACAAGTCCAATAGGCCGCGAAGGAAAAAGTACTGTGGCGGCGAGCCTGGCTATCACAGCGGCTCAGAGTGGATTGCGGACCATCCTGGTCGATGCCAATCCAGAGCATCCTGTCCTGCATAGCTGGCTGCAAATGCCTAATTCGGCAGGCACATTGGATGCTATTCGCGCCTTATCTACAGGTGTGGTTGGCCCTTCTCCTATTCTGGCCACGAATATCGTGAAGCTTGGCTTTGTGCCAATCGGAACAACAGCTCAACAGAAAACAACCGGAACCGCGGGAGAGGCGATACGTATCGATGGGCTGGAACCTTTTACCGAGTTGCTCTCAAATCAGGCCGACCTGGTCATCTTTGACGCTCCATCGCTGCTGAGCAACACCAATACAGTCAACCTGGTCACACTTTCCGATATTGTCTTATTGATCGTTGATGCGAAAAGAAGTAACAGTACAAGAGTACTTGAGGCAGAGGAACTGCTTGCAAAATTGGGAGCGGCCTTTGCCACAGTATTAAACAGGGGCGACCGCGAAAATTTGGAATAG